TTATAACGATACCGCACTTTTGGTGATCAACTGCACATTAATCGATTTTGTCAATAACGACGATGATTTCAAAGAGCTCACCCGCCAGATCATGCGCCCGCATTCAGGACTAGAGTTTTATTCACCCGGTCAATAAAAAAAAGAGTGTTGATTTATGCCGATAAAAGCTTGTTTGTTTGATTTTGACGGCACCCTGGCGGATACGCTGCCGACCATATTCTCTGTTTTCAAGACCCTGCATTTTGAATATGAAGGCGAGGCGCTGCCGCCGGAGACGGTTCTCAGCTGGTTCGGTCCGGCCGAGGATGTTATTATTGCTGAACAATATGCCCATCACCCTGATGTGATGGCGGTTCAGAAACGCTTTTACGATCTTTATCGCGAACAGCATGTCAACGTACCGGTGCCGGAACGTCTGCCCGATGTATTAAAATACATGGCCGGAACCATGCCGGTCGGTATTGTAACCGGCAAGGGCCGAAAAACACTGGATATTTCTCTGAACTTGTTGTTCCCCGATCTTGCGTTTCAGGTCACCATAGCCGGGGATGAAGTGGAGAACGGCAAACCGCACCCGGAAGGATTGATCGCTGCGGCTGAACAGCTGGGTGTGCCGCCGCAGGAGACCATGTATGTGGGAGACAGCAACGGCGACATCCAGGCAGCCCGCGCCGCCGGAATGCGCTGCGCCGGCGTCAGCTGGTTCGACCGCCCCCATATGCGGCCGCTGACCGAACGGCCGGATTATCATTATGCCACGGTACGTGAGTTTGAATTAAATTGGTCATCCTGGAACCCTTAACCCACGAGGACCCTATGGAACGATTTGTCATCAATCCTGTCAATCCGCAAAAACGCTTTGTGCAAAAAGCGCTGGATGTGCTAAATCAAGGCGGATTGCTGATCTATCCGACCGATACGGTATACGGCCTGGGATGTGATCTGCACAATAAAAAAGCCATTCAAAAAATTTATCAGATCAAAGGGGCGCGCAAAAAATCCCGCTTGAGTTTTATCTGTCCGGATCTGAAAAACATCGCAAAGTATGCGCATGTGTCCAATCCGGCCTACAAAATCATGAAACGTCTGACTCCGGGCCCCTATACGTTTATTCTGCAAGCCAGCCGCGAGGTGCCGAAAATCTTG
This genomic window from candidate division KSB1 bacterium contains:
- a CDS encoding HAD family hydrolase, which codes for MPIKACLFDFDGTLADTLPTIFSVFKTLHFEYEGEALPPETVLSWFGPAEDVIIAEQYAHHPDVMAVQKRFYDLYREQHVNVPVPERLPDVLKYMAGTMPVGIVTGKGRKTLDISLNLLFPDLAFQVTIAGDEVENGKPHPEGLIAAAEQLGVPPQETMYVGDSNGDIQAARAAGMRCAGVSWFDRPHMRPLTERPDYHYATVREFELNWSSWNP
- a CDS encoding L-threonylcarbamoyladenylate synthase; translated protein: MERFVINPVNPQKRFVQKALDVLNQGGLLIYPTDTVYGLGCDLHNKKAIQKIYQIKGARKKSRLSFICPDLKNIAKYAHVSNPAYKIMKRLTPGPYTFILQASREVPKILLEKRKTVGIRVPDSPVCHALLKAFGHPIISTSARMYQDEYTINMDEIEEQFGHAVDLILESEEPGLHPSTVIDLTAEEPEIIREGKGADRVLG